Genomic window (Granulicella arctica):
CTCGAAACTCCTTCGGAGTACGCCACTAGCTTACCAAGAATGTCTTTGTACAGCGTGGCGATCCAGTAAAACGGCGTGAATTGACGACTCGCCTTCTTTTAGTTGGATGCGTCGTGTGGATTTTCGAACGTAGTGGTCAGGGGTGTATCTCTTCGCGAGAAGGAGCACCGGGAGAGCTTTCGTTGCCGGTATTGTCGACGGCTGTAACGGTATAGCTGTAGATGTGACCTGGAATTACGCTGGCATCCTTGAAGCCGGGCTCTTGAACAGGAGTCGGAGTGAGTCGCGCTGCGGAGCCGATAGCGGCTCCGTTGGCGTCAAGGTCCTGACGATAAACGATATAGCCGGCGAGATCTACCTCCGTGTTTGGTCTCCAGGAGAGATCGATGGTGGGTCCAGCGCCAATAGGTGCGCTGGCGATTGTCTCTAGTCCACTCGGGGCTCGGGGCGGGAACGAATCGCGCATCAGCACCTGTACCGGTGCGGAGGGTGCACTGCGAATCTCCAGCGCTTTCCCTCCAAGAACGACCTTTCTGACACGCTGTGCAGTGTAGGTGTACGTCACTCCACGGCGGGCGGTTGCATCGAGCGTGCCACCGGCATCTTGCAGAAATGGGGCGTCCGCAGAAGTAGCTTTACGGGCCCGTAGATGCAACCCTGCAGGTTCGTTTGCGGCCTTGGCCGCCGTCTGCTTACCCGAAGCTAAAGTCACAGGACTATCGATACGAAGGCGGCTAAG
Coding sequences:
- a CDS encoding fibronectin type III domain-containing protein, whose protein sequence is MNAERVGDEVKLHWTTPAKTTDELTIKGATIAEICRTIAPTAHCSLTRRLAVRPGSSETTDLLSPDLVADPQRLIQYQVTLVNDQERSAGLSAPAFAAAGSAPPTVTHIRVRTTAEGALLQWEPRDATDAIELSRLRIDSPVTLASGKQTAAKAANEPAGLHLRARKATSADAPFLQDAGGTLDATARRGVTYTYTAQRVRKVVLGGKALEIRSAPSAPVQVLMRDSFPPRAPSGLETIASAPIGAGPTIDLSWRPNTEVDLAGYIVYRQDLDANGAAIGSAARLTPTPVQEPGFKDASVIPGHIYSYTVTAVDNTGNESSPGAPSREEIHP